The following DNA comes from Mugil cephalus isolate CIBA_MC_2020 chromosome 6, CIBA_Mcephalus_1.1, whole genome shotgun sequence.
atgtgtatacacacacacacacacacacacacacacatatatatatatttgttactAATCTTACTTTAATGCTACCTTGTTTGTTTATAATATATCattcctattttttttaaaaatgttttttatactcttattttattctttagtccacccatatacGTGCACTGTACGCACTGTCGGTGTGATCACTGAATGTCTCtactgctgttaacaatgataACTTTGGCATTgcgggatgaataaaggcatatcatATCTTATCCTTCCTCAACCTTAGCTTACGTCACCTGCTCTTGTTGGCACTGGTTTGAACCTCTCATTCATTGCtcatttaatgtctttattaatctttttatttggtgCCGGCCGGGAAGGGCACCGCGCACTTTACTGCACAGATCTCAGAGACAAGTgccatttgttgtgtttatgtaaaaatgacaaagtaTATTTGATTTGTTCTGAAATATAGTAAATGATTCGTATGTAAAAGTAAATGCTGCAAACATCAGTTTGCCAACAGTTGCTAATGTTAAACTACTTGGTATGTtgtaatttgcattttctcccttttaaaGGAAGGAGTTGACTCTATCTTTAACTGGAGAGCACTGCAGTGCAAATCACTCAGTGCACTCAGTGTTTGTACATTAAGAGCAAacttaacatatatatatagaacacATCAGCTAACAAAGACACCAACCGACCTTGCTCCAGCTGCGGTGATCCTCAACACTGTCAATGGACAAGGCGATCATCTTTACGCCTCGTTTCTTGAACTCATCGCTGATCTTGGCTGCACAGGCGAGCTCAGTGGTGCAGACGGGAGTGAAGTCCCTTGGGTGGGAAAACAGGATACCCCACCTGTCCGGGAAAGAGAAACAATATGTTTTATAGAAAGCATTCATCGAGGCCTCCAGCCGTCCACATTCATGCATTAAAGTTTATGGCTGACCTGAACAGAACTTTTCTGGACCTGATTCCAGTCACAAGTAAACACAAGCTGTCCAAAGTTTGTTTAGACTGAATACACTATTTCTTATGCATTTACTGGGCTTTACAGATATCATTCAGGTATGAATTTATGCTGTGCTTTGTGCGTGCATGCCATAATAAACGACATATTGTAAGTTCAAGAATGTTGCGACATTTTAAAACACGGGGGGAGGAGAAGCACAAAGAGGTGGAGTaagaagaaatgagaaaaactgCGAAAATGAAGTCTCAGCAGATGAGCTACTAGCCAAGATTCAAAGCAACAGGTGTCTGTGAATGCACCAGAGTCAACAAATAAATCCAGATGTGCTGGACTAAGGATGTAATGTGAAAAGTAAGGGGGATATTTTCTGCAGCCCTGAGCAAAATTTGAAAGTTCATTGTGGAATCACGTGAGTGTATTTGCATTTCAGTGTATTGTGCCTCGTCATGGGGCCAAAGGCACTGAGATCACCTGATTATGAATGACCCGGTGGGGGCCGGTCATGTGGGGACAGAGCCAATCGGTTCCAGTATTTTCTAACGGTCTGTAAACagagtggtttaaaaaaaaaaaaaaaagcagctggtGTTGAAAACTGAGAAACTTTCATTCGTTTCTGTTGCATAACTTTGAGTCATAACTTATTTATGTCTGTGCAAAGTCTGTTGCTCGCTCTCCTGGGACTGCAACTTCCACTTGCACTAGCAGGAACAATCTCAATGGGCCACAGCTCCAACTAAACATAATGGGAAGCTAGAAAACTAGGACATGGCTTTAACAGATGGTTGCCTCTCACAGTCCAGTATCTATTCATCTATTCCCAGCAGGAAAATAGGGAGGTTATTATGCAGTAACTAAAACGGGGCAGTGTTGTTTTACAAGTTATGCCTGTTTGGAGCCCAGTGCCAGTTACAACACAGCACATCCACTGAATGCCAAGACTTCAGGATGAGGGAAAAACGAGAGACAAGTTATGTTTGGTGATTAATCCCCAGTCCCAGTTTCAtcaaatctgtctgtctgacatctgaaacacatacagtgatgtataaaaaaaaagaaattaagcaACATATCACGTTAGGTTAGCTAGAATTAGCAAGTTAGAAAGAAttcttttcttaaattattattatttactacaaTTGCAGACAATAACTTTTCTGTAAAGTTTAAGGTTTTCATTAAAGATATGAATAGTGCGaagtttttcttgttatttcagatacaaaactgaaaaaacggACATAAAATGAACACAGGGTACCATGTTTGAACAGCGttacgcatgcacacacaactcttttgtctcctctctttttAAACAGCCGGGCCTCAAAGGGTAGGATGTTAGAGTAGATGCAGATGGTGACACGAGGATTTCTGAAAATCAGATTCAAGCTCACACTCAAGCATgagcacgcacgcacaaaacaagcttttttttaagcCTGTCATTACAAGATAAATCAATTCCACTGCAGGTTTTCCCTGTTGCCTATGGCAACGTTGTATATATTGTCCCAgggaaataaacaataaataaatgaatggactACGCCTACATTCACTTTCAGATTACTTATCATCCCAATTCTCTGTTTACCGAGCAGCTTGGCTATtcaaaaacacaggaaagagGTTTATGGAGAATACTTTTATTAGCTAATCTACTTTAACAACCTCATGCTTGTGTAATCCAGTGTGTATCAGCCAGCAGGTGTCGCATAACATCCAGTCTTTTCTCTAGACTGCTGTATCACATCGGAGCAAATCAAAAGATGTTGAATTCAGGATCAGTCCGGGATAACTACCCTCCAAGGCCCAATCACATGTTCCACAATTAAAACCAAAGTTCAAACTCTGAATAACGCCATCATGTGCGGTTAATGGTCACAACGTGGTGCTACAAAGAGAAGCCGTCGAACTTACGAACTGCCCAGGAAATCGTGGAACTTGATCTTGCCGATGGTGGTCTCGGCCTCGAAGTTTGGGAATTCGTCTCCCAGCAGCAGCCCAGGCATGGTCAGttcttctctgcagctcagcctCAGGAGAAATGCACGGGGAGAACCTGCGACGCTGGCCTGTAGATACACATGAATGGACACGgatgtgggcggggctttaaTCCACGTACGGAACGGAATAGAATGCGTAAAGACGCCGACCAATCAGAAAAGGGTCGCAAAAAAGCAGACTTTTTAACCAGTCAGCGCTTCTTATTAACGACCTCATAAAACTAACTTTTCTGatctatatacagtctatgtttctGACCCATTAAAAGCAcataataactaaataaatacaaaaaggtGCACTGTACAAAAAAGTGTGTTATTTACAGCATTTAGATGCTGGATGGGGTTTTTGACTTATTCATTGTTTCATCTGCCCAGGAACTACAAAGTGACACAGACTTCACCTCTGACAGTTGAAGATTACGATGCCAGGTAACTACAGCGACAATGCTGCTCTACTGATGTCTACATCTCAGTCATCCCAaacagagatggagggagactGAGGAGGTGGCTGTGtagcttctgcttctgctgtcACTTCACTCTGTCACTGTGCATCTACTGTTTTCAACCCATAGACCAAGTTTATAAAAtgactgtaaaactgaaaacgtAGGGCCGTTTtacctcacttttttttcttctaaatatcTGGCTACATTGTACACAAAATAACCAAAACTGTCTACAACACTATTACTTCTTCGTAGAATTTAGTGTGAGAACTGAATTTACTTTACGCTTCAGCCCAAAATAGATTAATTTAATCCCCTTTCATTAAATGCCAAACTAAGACACAGTTATTCTACACATGCAATAAAATGAGCAACTAAATGTGTTGAGATTTAATTGAATCACCTGAATGTCTCTCACTCTTTGAAGGGCAAAAATGGTAATCACGTTAGACTTcgtgaacacagacacagtaaatAACTTCTACTTTCATCATGGGTCCtcatattattgttatcattagtattattattctctgacctctgacactGATTGAAATGGTCCTTAGTAGAGCTCAGAGCTCAGAAGTTCCACTATTTCTACAACAAACTCTACAgcagacaaacaagaaaaagcagctttctgcatttttaaacaacacagGTTTGGACAGTGTCTGAGCTCTGAGACAGTCAGTACAGctgaaatgtctcattttactgtaaatctaATCCTTTTGAAAGATGATTTGTGCTGGAGTGAATCTCATGTGACTCTGTTTGAGCATATTGGCAGGTTTCAGGTGAAACATGTGACTTGTATCATTACATTAAGCTGAGAAAACAATTACCCACACATCTACCACACATTATAATCTACCTTAGCTGACTGTCATGTGCAATATTTAAGGTGAAATCGAGAGGAATTCAGTTACACTGAATTCAGTTATACTTGACAGACACTTGACCTCAGCATTGCAATGGCTTAGACAGACTTTagtgatccacaagggaaattgtttgGCCATAGTAGCTTAATGTTACAAAAAAGATGAGCTGGtttacagctggatagagtaaggaataaaagattgtcttgatttatttgacggtttcatttaaaatgttgccaGCTCTGCCAAAGCATAAGtgcaaagagaaaaggaaaaaaagaaaagaaaagtcagtaTAACAACGGGAGGGTCAGAACAGTGGATCTAACAAGGCATGAATGACATGTACATTCATCAAAGACACTTCTACAGTTACACTCGACAAGTTTTTCTGTATTAACAACACCAATCACTACTGCAGTCTCCCTCTCTAGCATCGTCACTGACACTGTCTGGTTGTTTTGGTTTAtcgttgcatttgttttttgtgtatttcataCTATGATATTATATTATCTCAGGTTCAAGAAGCCAGatcagttgagaaccactgacagAGAGCACTAAAAAGTTAGTGTAGGTACATGTAATTGATGTAACTATGCGAATTATAGGTGATGTGTCTTAGctactgtgtttattttttttttaactatttaatcggtcttatgcatttgttagcccacccaccaaatttcaccaccagctgcCACTGATTATAGTATTAGTAATACGTGCCCAGCTATTATATTTCGATCTAGTTTATTTTCGACAAAACACAATTTCCCAGGTTGCTTTGCGAAGAGAACAACAAAAATGGCGATTTGGCTCAACGTACCTGGACGTGATATGAATTGTGAAGCGTACAGCAAATGAGCTAAGACAGCGACAAACCGCACAGCACTGCAGACAGTTTAGCACTGCGGTGCCGCTACACCAAACACAACTGTCTCCGTCGGTGGATAACGGACAACATGCCCTCTCCTAAAGCTAAAAGCTCCGGCCGCAGCAGCGGAGGAAGCCCGGTGCTCGGCAGCTCCAACGGCCGCTTCGAGTTCACGTCGCTGACGCGGTCGTTGAACCGGTCCTCGCCGCCGCACCTGCAGCGGCAGGGCTCAGACCCGAACACGGCCCGGCTCCGAGCGTCCGAGAGCCCCAACAGACGCAGgggctccagctcctccacggGCTCGGCGAGCGGCCAGGGGGCACCGGAGGAAGACGGCATACGGCTCAACCCCTCCTTCATCCGCGTAGCGCTCGACTCGCTGCTCGCCATCGACCTGTGGCTGTCCAAGCGGCTGGGGGTGTGCGCCTGTGAGGACTCGTCCTGGGGCAGCGTGCGCCCCTTGATGAAGCTCCTGGAGATATCGGGGCACGGCATCCCGTGGCTGGCCGGCACCGCGTACTGTATGTACAAGAGCGACAGTGCTGCGGGACAGGAAGTCATGCTCAACCTTTTCATGGGTAAATCAGCTATTTGTTGtcactcctctttcttttcccgACGTAACATGTAAACGCTCAGAGAACCGTCTCCACGGCAACCGCTGAGCTGACCCGCGCCGCGCTTGGTCCTGGTTTGTGCTGCATTTCCTCCTAAAGAAAAGCCGTCATAAACATTATTGTTAATTTTTCTTCATCTGCGCTGCCGACTGTCACCTGTAGATGTCACCTGTTCTTCATCCTGGGCCATCTCCATCTCTATCTGTAGTTTAATCTTCCCTGCTCATGTCTTCCTTTAACATCTTCAACATCtcctgtgatgtgtttttcatactTGTGTCAGCTAGTTTACAGATCAGCTAGTGAAACAGGTGAGTGCCAACAGGTGAATGCTTCAGACTCGCATGATGACATGATGAATAACTGTGTCTTCAGAgtgcgtctgtctgtctgaagcCACATCTGGGGATTATACACTGACATGTATCATCCACCTAGAGCAGCACAAGGCTTCAAAATTCACTAGCTCCCAATCTGtagaatgatccacagaggcccctcccctcaacccataggacccaaaggcccccactaactacaTTCTGTCAatagacgccacaggacaccctcagaagacccatgtccattctctgatgagccacaactgttttggagacacaagggagacctacacaatattaggaagatggtcataatattattcCTGATCGTTGTAGGTTAGGGTGAAGAGATGAGTTACACTTGAGCCTTGTCAGAAAGGTGAGCTGCAGCATATTGCAGACCAGAGTATTCTGTGATGTAATAAGACATATCTTAGGCCTGTCTGTGGACTgtagatttatttatgaatggTGCTGCAGCTCTTACTTTGATTGCATCAGAATTTTAACACGTGCAGCAACACTTTATGCTCCTTAAGAATAATATCCAGTCAGACATTGACATGGCAGCTTCTCAGCGCATTTATGCACAGACGTGGTCAAGACCATCTGCTTAATttcaaaacagaacagagtggAGAAGAAAGGtgtctgtttaaatgtgttatggTATTTGGTGCCAGAAGtagtctgagtatttcagaaaccacTGATCTATTGGGATTTTTACACATGACCATCTCTGAGGTTTACAGAGAAAGTGATGAAGAAgggaaaatatccagtgagcagcattTCTCTGGGTGACATGTCTTGTTGATGCCATCAGTAAAATGAGAATAGCCAGACAGGTTTGAGCTTATGGAAAGTCAATGGTAACTCAAATAACTAATTGTTAGGACTGAAGAATGCAGGAGAGCATCTCTAAAAACACATGTCAAACCATGGAGACAGTGGActacagcagaagaagagtggggatgttttcttggcacactttgagCCCCCTACTACTGATTGAGTATGTTTTAAAGACCACAGTACTGAAGGTAAAAATGGATCCAGACCAGTAGCACCAAGGTTTACCTAAAGAGACGGCCACTTAGTGTTTGTCTGTGGTTTTGCTTGATGCACAGGTGTTTACTGTTTATTCATGCATGCATGATGAAAAGTGATAGTGTGATGGTCGAGTTTTATGGCTTGCTTTTCAATATGCATGTATTCATGAATCAACGTTGTCAGTCATGTCATCCCTAGACCCAACAAAAAGTTGAATATGAGCTTCCCTGTTAGACACGATCTCGTCGTTTTTGGGAGCTAAATCTGCAGAAGTGAAACTTTAAAAGACGACAAATGTATTAAGCTTTCAGTGGTCATTTAATATTTGCCAGTTTTCCTGAATCCACGATGTCAGAGAGGAAGCAGAATACCTAGGAAGCTGTTGTATGCTTTAAAGTTGCTGTGGATAGGGTGGgtagaaaaatgtattttagtcaCCTAAAACAAGACccaccaaacaaaacaaaaaactgctgGATTTCTATGGTTATATACAACCATAGAAACCTCATGACCATTTTATCTCCTCATCAGGCATCAGTTGCTCAGCTTCAGCTGTGTGACTTTGGGGTTTTAAAACACTTATTTCTGTCTGAACTAACAAGTTATGACTTAACCTGACACTGACTGTATAAAAGATGGACCAGTCTTCCATGATAATCCATGATGTCTCCCCTAATCTTCCTAGAAAGTGGTTCTTAAGCTCAGTGTGGGGGTTCTGGCTGTCGTCCTCTTGGCAGTGTTTAAAATGAAGTTGTCAGTGGATACTGGTGGCTTTGAAGAGCATCGATCAATATAACAGCTCCTGGCTGGCTCCAACCTGGGGGCCTGCTGTCCACCATAATGGTTTATACACTGACCATAGATTATTGGACGAAGGCCACCTCACTGTTGCATTCATTTGTCAGCACTGCAGCTACAGGGAGCTGTTAACTTTAAATCGCCTTAGGTGCATAGACACTTACAAACTGCATAGGTTCCTTTAATCGTGGCTGTTTATATCACTGTCACCAAACTAGATACATTTGTTATCTTACTGTGGTGCAAACTACATATACAGTTTTCAAAAGGGAACATTTGTAAAGGTTCACACCACACTGCACATCACTCATAACTTGGACCCGTCATCAGATCATATAACAAACATATGAAAGCTTATACCGTACAATTGAGGTAATATTGACAAATTTTGACACAGATCACAGACATCAGACTTTATCCACTGACTGATCCACTATATAAACTTCTTTAATTACTGCTGTTCACCAACAGTTAATTCATACATCTGGTTGAATGTTACTGCTTTTGCCTTAATACTAACACCAGATGGAGCCAAAGCAAAAGCATAAATGTTTTGCATTGTAAAAACTAAGGTCTCTTCAGAGTTAGACATAAAAGGTGCAGTCACATTCACCAGCCTTCAGGTTTGTCTGGTGGATGCACCTATTTATAGGCTCATAGTGTCTTAAATTCTGTTTATATGGTGTCAGTGCTAATCCAGATTGTCTCAAGAAATCAAGtagtgtttttttagttgtcatACGTACTTGTCTTAGTGAAATTAACCATTGATAATGCTGTTACAgtatattgttttattaattcCCCTGCATATATCATTTTCATCATGTCTTTTGCTTCACTGTGGctacattgctttttttttttttttttgcacactaTAACTGTCTCCTTCTTGATCTTTATCCCGTGCAGGCCTCCTGCTGGACATCATCCTGGTTGGCATTGTTAAGGCGGTGGTACGTCGGCGTAGGCCGGCACACAACCGCATGGACATGTTTGCCACCTTCTCTGTGGACAGCTACTCTTTTCCCTCTGGCCATGCCACTCGTGCCGCCATGTGTGGGCGGTTCCTGCTGGCCCACCTGGTGCTGGCTGCCCCGCTGAGGGTCTTGGTCCTGCTGTGGGTGGTCCTGGTGGGGGTCAGTCGAGTACTTCTGGGCAGACACAATGTGACTGACGTGATCTTTGGGTTCTGGATGGGCTACTGCCAGTACAACCTGGTGGAGATACTGTGGCTCTCTCCTCAAACTCTGCAAGGGCTGCTGGGACAGTTGGCTTAATGTTAAGGACTGCAGGCGGAGGAGACATGGTGGTTTATATCTTGATTGTAAGTGTATGCCTgcacacatttttctcttttagacTGATATACATGAAAGATCACTGTTTGAGTAGAGGGGAGAACTGTATCAAACACATTTAGCTAAAATTCACCTCCACCTCAAATGTTTTAGTAACTAGTTTGTAATTGGTAATACAAGATTTTAATCACAAgagaccaaaggacacagatgTGATCACGTTACCTCCAGAAGTCACTTCACTGACAATGATCACTGAGCCTAAGAATCATTGATGAAATTTGACATTTACAGCATGAGGAACTAAAAATTACATCTGCAGCACACCTGCAATTTCAACTTACACCTTTAGGTTTCGCCAAAGAGCAACACTTTAAACTACAACTGCTGTTACTAAGCAAATATTTAGTGCGATCTGTGAGCTTTGCTCAGTGGATCTGTCTAGACCCCACCTGTAATAGGACAGCATGAAGGAAAACTTCAATAATTCATATTAACtatttactttgaaaaaaatataatacaaatatgGTTTATCAATTAATGCATAATCCAACAGTTATATGCAGTAAATGTGAAactcaataataataagtggATCAAAGAAATCTGCATAATTTCGATTTATACTTTAGTTAATTCCAAGTCTTCCTGCTGAAATACCTAGTGACACCTGTATTTAATGGTTGGGATTTGAATACACGTAAGAAAGGCTCCAGGAAACCTGAAATGTTCATGGGAGAAAACTAATCCATGTGTCGACACCTAACCCACGTCTATAGGACCATTTCTGGAAACTGATACAGATATTGGGTGGTGTTGTCAGAGTCCTTACTTTTTCACagaagacttttattttgtcttgttgAGACCAATGATCAGGTAGAtggtattttgttttcagtggatgttaatttcacagtttttttgtttttttttgacagtatGATTTTTTTACAGTCTCTGGTTCATTAATAATCAACCAAAACGTCACATGTGACTGATAACTAATCAGCTCTGATGGATTACATGCACTCAACCACGGGGTTATCAGGTCTTCAACATAAATCTCTTACTGCAACTGCTGTACATGCTCGTCATATCAGATAGGTGCACAGTATGCAGGTGTTAAGTTTTCTCACTGAAATACTCTTTTTCTcacaccattta
Coding sequences within:
- the plpp6 gene encoding polyisoprenoid diphosphate/phosphate phosphohydrolase PLPP6, encoding MPSPKAKSSGRSSGGSPVLGSSNGRFEFTSLTRSLNRSSPPHLQRQGSDPNTARLRASESPNRRRGSSSSTGSASGQGAPEEDGIRLNPSFIRVALDSLLAIDLWLSKRLGVCACEDSSWGSVRPLMKLLEISGHGIPWLAGTAYCMYKSDSAAGQEVMLNLFMGLLLDIILVGIVKAVVRRRRPAHNRMDMFATFSVDSYSFPSGHATRAAMCGRFLLAHLVLAAPLRVLVLLWVVLVGVSRVLLGRHNVTDVIFGFWMGYCQYNLVEILWLSPQTLQGLLGQLA